The stretch of DNA CTCGGAGAACTACGCAAAAAAGCCGAAGCCATCACGGGTGAGAAAAAGTTTTTTTTGGCAAACATTACGGATGAGGTCGATAAAATTCAAACCAATCATGATATTGCCATCGCCAACGGTGTAAACGCCGTCATGCTGAATGCCACAACAACGGGTCTAAGTATTGTGAGAGCTTTGAGAAAAAAATCCAAGGTCCCCATGGTGGGACACTTTGCGGGCATGACCCCCTTTACGCATATTCCTTTCTTTGGAGTCTCCTCCCAAGTTTGGATAAAACTACAGCGTCTTACCGGTTTCGATAGCATCCTGTTCCCAGGTTTTAATCCGCGTATGCACACAACAGAGGAAGAAGTTTTAAAAAATATTAAAGCTTGTCTCGAACCTCTTGGTAATCTGAAACCCGCCCTTCCACTTGTAGGCGGTAGCGATTGGGCGGGCACACTTCCCTCCCTTTACAAAAAAATTGGTTCGATTGATTTCGGTGTCGTTTCAGGTCGCGGTATTTCAAATCACCCGGCTGGCCCTAGAAGCGGAGCCAGAAGTCTACGCCAAGCTTGGGAAGCCATCCAAAAAAATATTTCGCTGGAAGAATACGCTGAAACACACCTCGAATTAAAACAGGCTCTGGAAGCATTCGGGAGTTGAAAAGGGACTATGGACTATGGACTATGACTTTAAAAACGCAGGGGATTGAACTGCACATTGCCGGAAATTTTATAAAAAGGGACAAGTTTTGAGAGAGCTTGAATAGCATGAGAAGAAAGATCGCCGGAAAGTGGAAGATTAATACCCACATCAAGCGTAGCAGTTTGTGTTTCTTTGAGTCTCTTTCCGGAATCAACCAAAAATAAACTCCATTCTGTAATAACGGCTGGTTTGCCCTCGGCATCCCGCTTGTTATAATCGCCCATTTCCTTGTTCCCTTTAAGATCTTTCAGTTTTTCCGCATTAGTTACCAAATTCTGACCAAAAATTTTGCGATCTTTGCATTCCTGTTTAGCGGTGACTCTTGCCTGAACACCAATGGCTCCAACACAAAGGGTGAAATGAACGTGCGTTTTGTAGGTATGTTCGTCAGGACTGAACGCAACCCATGTCTCTTCGGGCGGATTCACTGTCCGGCGGAGATGTTGTGCAATCTGGGGATAGAGTTGATGAGAAACAAGCCTGGAGAGTTGTGGTTGAAGAAGCTCACCCAACTTAACCAGTTTTGGATGAATGGTATCTGCGATTAACTGCATCCGATCGGCAAATCCAGGGACTTCAAAAATCTCTAGATCCTTCTTCGTGAAGCGCATGATTGGCAGGGACCTTATACAAAACGCTATGGGCTGTCAAATTTTTTGTAAAAATTGAGTCGATTCCAATACATCGGCGTCTTGTTCCATTTATTTTTATTTTTTAGGCAACTTTTCCGAAGCCCACCCGATAACTTAAGGGCACATCTGGAAACCGTGATAATTGGGAACCTCCCAAAACTGCCCAGATGCTAGGAGCCCGCAAACCCGTAACCGGAGCATACCTTTAATGGTATGTAAGGATTGCGGGTTTGCGGGCAACAACGCAGATGGGCAGTTTTCGGAGGTTCTCTTTAAAAGAGTATGCCGCGCTGTGGCATAGGGCTTGCAACAAGAGGAGGGTCATCGTGAGAAAAAAGGGAGGTGAAATGAACAGAAAGTCTAATAAATTCAGCATATTATATACGCTCTGTCTCTCGCTAATTTTGGGGTTTTCACTCCTC from Deltaproteobacteria bacterium encodes:
- a CDS encoding ribulose 1,5-bisphosphate carboxylase — its product is LGELRKKAEAITGEKKFFLANITDEVDKIQTNHDIAIANGVNAVMLNATTTGLSIVRALRKKSKVPMVGHFAGMTPFTHIPFFGVSSQVWIKLQRLTGFDSILFPGFNPRMHTTEEEVLKNIKACLEPLGNLKPALPLVGGSDWAGTLPSLYKKIGSIDFGVVSGRGISNHPAGPRSGARSLRQAWEAIQKNISLEEYAETHLELKQALEAFGS
- a CDS encoding DUF1054 family protein — encoded protein: MRFTKKDLEIFEVPGFADRMQLIADTIHPKLVKLGELLQPQLSRLVSHQLYPQIAQHLRRTVNPPEETWVAFSPDEHTYKTHVHFTLCVGAIGVQARVTAKQECKDRKIFGQNLVTNAEKLKDLKGNKEMGDYNKRDAEGKPAVITEWSLFLVDSGKRLKETQTATLDVGINLPLSGDLSSHAIQALSKLVPFYKISGNVQFNPLRF